CCGGCCCATCCGATGGCCACCAGGGTAAACAATCCCTGGGCGGTCGAGACATTGCGTTCGATCCAGCCGATGTGCAGCTGGGCGCCCAGCACACTGACGAGGATGGTCACGACCGTTAGCCATACCCAGAGGCGAAATGGGCGCCGGACACCATGAATCAGGGCGTCATCCCAGCGATGCCCGCTACGGCTGAGTCGGCGTTCCAGTCGGGCCAGTACGAAATAGAGTGTGGTATCGAGGATCAGGGCCACGACAATGGTGACGATCGGAATCCAGACCCAGCCGGGCAGTGAGAGGGTTCCGTCAATGCTTTCCTGCAGCGATTCGATCGGCGCCAGGCCGGTCCGGTCATCGGTCATGGGCTCTTGGGAGTGAAAAGTGTAGTCCCAGCATAACGCATCGGACGAAAACCGCTCCGTGACTGTTCAGGCCAACTGCAGTATCAGTCGGTTTTTTTCGCCAGCTGCACGTCGTTACTGTGCTCGAGTGCCGGAGAGACCCGGGTGGCGAGTTGCCCTGGCTGGCGCTCCATGAAGTAGACCGGCAGCTGTTGCTGGTTGGCTACCTGCATGCCTTCCTTTTCGCCAAGACAGAGCATGGCGGTGGCCCAGGCATCGGAGAGGGCGGCGTTGTGGCCGAAGACCGATGCCGATACCAGATCATGTGACGTCGGTCTGCCGGTGCGGGCATCGATGATATGGCCATAGGTGTGCCCATCGTCATCAAAAAAGCGCTGATAGGTGCCCGAAGTGTCGAGCGTCACGCCATGCTCGGAGTCGAGCGTTACGATACGCTGTACCTGTCGCTGACCGGGGACAGGGGCCTGCAGGCCCACCCGCCAGTGACTGCCATCCGGTTTATGGCCGCGAGCCTTGAGATCGCCCCCCATTTCGACCAGGTAGTTGTTGATGCCATGTGCTTCGAGCACGCGGGACAGCCGATTGATGGTGTGGCCTTCTCCCATTGACGAGAGGTCAATGGAGAGCTTCGGCAGGTCCTTGCGGATACGGCCGTTGTCGGTATCAACATGCACGTGATCAAGTCCTACCTCGCTCAGCGTCTGACGGATGTCGTGATCCGAGGGCACATGAAACTGCTCGTCCTGAAAGCCCCAGAGTCGGAAAAGCGGGGCGATGGTGGGGTCGAAGCAGCCCCGGGAGGCCTGGTTGACCTGTCGGGCAATACCGAGCAACTGGATGACCTGTTCGGGCGCCGGCTGCCAGTCGGTGCTCCGGCTGGCATTGAAGCGTGCCAGCCAGGAGTCATCGCGATAGGTTGAGATGGCCTTGTCAATATCGTCAAAGACCTGCTGGAAGTCCCGGTCAATGGTTTTCGCATCAGTGGGCTGACGGCTCCACCACTTGATATGCCAGGTCGTGCCCTGGGCATGCCCCTGAGCGAGCTGCATGTCCGGTGGACGCTCGCAGCCGCTGAGCAGGGCCGCCAGCAGCCCTGCAGCAAAAAGGCGCATGACAGGATAGGGGATGCGAAAAGCCAGGGCAGGAATGTAATTGGACATGGTGACAAGGCAACGAGCTGGTGACATATGAAGGCCGATCCCGGATCGGGCGGGCCCATTGTGCTCGATTGCGCAACAGTGCTCCAGTGCGCCTGCCTGTGCCCGCAGCTCTTCGGGGAGGAAAGGAGGGCCTGGACCAGAGTCGAATGGTGAGGGGGGCGGTCAGTCTCTACCCTGACCCGAGCGCCGGAGTGTCTCCGGTGTCGATCATCCGAACTCATCCAATTGTCCGCATGAAACACCGCCTGCATCGCGCGTTTCGGGTTGGCAGGTGTTATGCGTGTTCGTCATCAGGGGGCCGACATGGTGACCTTTCTGGCAGCCATTGTGCTGTTGATCGCAGGATATTTCACTTACGGAAAATTCATCGAGCGAGTCTTCGAGTCCAATCAGCGTCGGCCAACCCCGGCCTATACGATGCGCGACGACGTTGACTATCTGCCCATGGGGACCAAACGCAACTCGCTGATCCAGCTACTTAATATCGCCGGCGTTGGTCCCATTTTCGGTCCGATCCTGGGGGCCTTGTATGGCCCCGTAGCCTTCTTCTGGATCGTGGTTGGCTGTATTTTTGCCGGTGCAGTGCATGACTATCTCACCGGGATGATCTCGATTCGCAATCACGGTGCGCACCTGCCCCAGCTGGCTGGCAAGTTTCTCGGGCGGGCCATGAAGCATATCGTCAATGCCTTTGCGATCCTGCTGCTGTTGCTGGTGGCGACGGTTTTCGTTACGGCACCTGCGCAACTGCTCTCCAATATGCTGCCGATCGGTGTAGCACTGATCTCGCTGGCGATCTTTGCCTATTATCTGCTGGCTACGCTGCTGCCGATCGACAAGATCATCGGGCGGATCTATCCATGGTTCGGTGCACTCCTGCTGTTCAGTGCGCTGGGTATTGGTGTGGGCATGGTGATCACCGGAGCACCGATTCCGGAAATGAGTTTTACCAACATGCATCCGGACAATGCCCCGATCTTTCCGCTGCTGTTTCTGACCATCTCCTGTGGTGCCCTCTCAGGCTTCCACGCGACCCAGACGCCGATCATCTCGCGCACTACGCAAAACGAGAACAATGGCCGCAAGATCTTCTACGGCATGATGATCGTTGAAGGCATCATCGCCATGATCTGGGCCGCGGCGGCCATGAGCATGTTCCATGGCGATCAGACGCTGGCGGATGTGCTTGCTCAGGGTGGCCCGGCAGCAGTGGTCAGTGCCGTTTCGACCAATATGCTGGGCGCCATCGGTGGCACCCTGGCGGTGCTGGGTGTGATCGTACTGCCTATTACCTCGGGCGATACGGCCTTTCGTAGTGCACGCATGATCATTGCCGATTATCTGAAGATCGATCAGAAGGCGATGGCCAGAAGGGTGGCGATTGCGGCACCGCTGTTCGTGCTCTCTTACCTGCTGACAAAAATCGATTTCACGCTGCTGTGGCGCTACTTCTCCTGGGCCAACCAGACAACGGCTGTCATCGCCCTGTGGGTGGCCACCATGTATCTGTTGCTGGCAAGGAAACCCTACTGGATCACACTGATTCCGGCGCTGTTCATGACCATGGCGACCTTCACCTACATTGCCTGGGCCCCGATCGGCTTTGGATTACCGCTGACAGTGGCTTACGTGGTGGCAGCGCTGGGGACAGCCGCTGCACTGGCATTGTTCATGAAGCGGGTAAAACGTCTTTCCGGCGGCATTTTCGCTGTCGACGAACCGGCTTCTCCGACTGCCGAGACCGCATCGGCAGGCGTGGCCGCATCGCTTGGTTGAGTCCTGCCAGCAAGGCAGATGGGGCGCTCTATTGAGCGCTCTTTTTTATGCCTGGCGGGTGTGAAAAAAACGGCGGCGCCCGAAAGGCGCCGCCGTGATCATCGCAAGGAAGATGCCAGGGTCATTCGGTGGTGTCGGCATTATCCTTGCTGAAATACTGATCGTAGATCTTCTGGTAGGTCCCGTTGTCCTTGAGCGTTGCCAGTGCCTGATTGAATTTCTCGGCAAGCTCCTTGTCGCGCTTGCGAAAGGCAATGCCGAAACCTTCGCCGAAGTATTTCTTCGGTTCGGTCAGCTTGTCACCGGCCACTCGGTAGTCACGCTTCTTGTCATCCAGCATGGCGGCCTGGCCGGTAGGGTAGTCCAGGAAAGCCAGATCAAGGCGGCCGGCATCCATGTCAACGGCGACATCATCAGCACTGGCATAGCGTTTGATGTTGGCAATGCTGCCGTACTTGTCGGTGACGTAATTGTCCTGAACGGTCCCGCGCTGGACACCGATATCCTTGCCCTTGAGCGAGTTTTCATCGGGCGTCTGGATATCGCTGCTTGCCGGTACGAACCAGGCGGAAGGCGGCACGATATAGGGGTTTGAAAACAGCAACTGCTGCCGACGTTCATCGTTGATCGTCATGGACGACATGATGGCGTCGAATTTGCGCGCCATCAGCCCCGGAATGATACCGTCCCAGGACTGCTCTACCCATTTGCACTCGAGTTGGGCCTGCTTGCAGAGCGCATTGCCCAGATCGATGTCGAAACCCGTCAGGGTGCCATCAGGCTTGCGATATTCCATCGGAACATAGGGTATATCCACACCAATGCGCACGGTATCGTTGTCCCGGGCCTGAGCGGTGCCGGAACCGGCTACAATGGCAGCGCCCAGCAGTGAAACGGTCAGCAGTCTTTTCATTGTTCAAAGCATCCTTGGTCAATAACGCAGCGGTGAATCCTGTGCCCGAATCGGGCTTACAAGCCGTTACGACGTGATTATCAGCACGTTGTCCCCCCTCGTTGCAAGCGTCAGCGGCGTGAGGGTGGGCGAATGTCATAGTCGAAATACTGATGCATCAGGCGCTCGAAAGTGCCATCAGCATAGACCTCATCAAGCGCCTTGTTGAAGGCGGTGGCCAGGTCGCGATCGCGCGGGCGGACGGCGATGGCGTTGCCCTTGCCAAAGATTGATTCCGGCGAGTCGATACGCGGACCCAGTTGGGTAAATTCACTGTCCGGCTTGCCGATTTTCAGCGTATCCAGAGCCACCGGATAATTCAAAAAGACAAGATCAAGCCGGCCCGACTGCATATCCACGGCAGCATCGTCGGCGGTGGCGTAGCGATGGATATCGAGCACATCGCCGTAGCGTTCGGTGACATAGCGATCCTGTGTGGTGCCCCGCTGCACCCCAGCACTCAGCGCCGAAAGGCTCTTGTGATTCTCGAGATTGATGTCGCTGTTGCGCCGGGCGACCCATACCTTGGGCGACTGAGCATAAGGGTCGGTGAACAGCACTCGGCGGCTGCGTGCCTCGGTGATGCGCATCGAGGACATGATGGCATCATATTTGCGTGCCAGAAGGCCGGGGATGATGCCGTCCCAGTTCTGGACGATCCATTCGCATTTGAACTGCGCCCGCTCACACAGGGTATTGCCCAGATCGATATCAAAACCGGCCAGTTTCCCATCCGGCGTGCGGTACTCCATTGGTGGATAGGGCACATCGACAGCGATGCGCACAATATCCCGTGGACCGTCGCCGGAGGTGGCATCATCTGCCTGCACTACCAGACTGCTACCCAGTAGCGCCGGCAGCAGCAGAGCTGTAAAAAAGCGAGTGACGGATGATCGATTCATGAGGGGTCTCCTGCTTGTTGTGGTTGTGACAGAAGTGGGCCGGCCGGCGCCGGCCCGAAATATCAGCTGCTCGGCTGCAGGTGGCGCAGCAGGTGTTTTTCCAGCTGTCGGAAGCCTCCCTGAATGGCGAAACTCAATACCATGTAGATCAACGCCACGAATATGAACGCCGGGAACGGAGAATAGAAGCGGGCATAGACATAGTAGGCCGCTCCGGTCAGATCCATGATGGTAACCACGCTGGCAATGGCGCTGGCGTGCAGCATGAAGATGACCTCGTTGCCGTAGGCCGGCAGGGCACGACGAAAGGCGCTGGGCAGGATGATGCGGCGATAGGCCAGCACCTTCGACATACCGTAGGCACGGGCCGCTTCGATTTCTCCACGCGGCGTGGCCTTGATCGCACCACGAAAGATTTCGGTGGTATAGGCCGCCGTGTTGAGCGTGAAGGCGAGCAGTGCCGGGTAGGTCGGATCATCAATGAAAAACCACATCCAGGTATCCTGAATGCCCGGGATAAAGGCGAAGCCGTAGTAGGCCAGGTAGAGCTGAATCAGCAGGGGGGTGCCGCGGAACACATAGGTATAGAACCAGATCGGCCATTTGACCCATGGGTATTTCGAGCCACGGGCAATGGCGAGTGGTACGGCCAGCACGACCCCGATCAGCAGCGAAATGAACACCAGCTGTACGGTATTGACCAGGCCCTGCCAGTACTGCGCCAGGGTTGCCGGGGTGAATATATCGTTCTGTGCCAGCCACGGAGCGATTTCGGTCAGCCACTGCTCCATTATTCCTGCTCCTCGAAGCCGGTGTCATAGCGTTTGCGCAGCCATAGCATGACCAGCTCGGAGACGCTGGTAATGGCGAGATAGCCCAGGGCGACCGGAATCATGAACAAAAAGGGTTCGTGGGTCGCCTTGGTGGCCTCGGCGGCCACTCGTACCATATCGGTCAGGCCGATGATCGAGACCAGCGCCGTGGTCTTGAGCAGTACCATCCAGTTGTTGCCCAGCCCCGGCAGGGCGTGGCGCATCATTAACGGAAAGCGAACACGGCGGAAGGCGAGCCAGTTACTCATGCCATAGGCCCGAGCGGCTTCCATCTGCCCCTCTTCGACGGCGAGAAAAGCGCCGCGGAAGGTCTCCGACATGTAAGCGCCGAAAATGAAACCAATGGTCACCACACCGGCAATGAACGCATTGATATTGATGAAAATATCGATATCGAAGGCGTAATAGAGCTGGTCAGTCAGCATGTTGACGCCGATCTGGCCGCCGTAGAACAGCAGCATCATCAGCACCAGATCGGGGACGCCGCGGACCACAGTGGTATAGGCGGTAGCTGCCCCATGGGCGAGCCTGGATTTTGACAGTTTGGCACTGGCGGCCAGCAGGCCCAGAAACACTGCCAGAATCAGTGACAGCACGGCCAGTTCGAAGGTCAGTACGGCGCCATCGAGCAGGCGCGGGCCATAGCCCTGAAAATCGATCATGACACGGCCTCAGAAGCTGGGAGCAAGGAACTGCTTCAGTCGTTCCGAACGGGGATTGTTCAGGACATCCTGGGGCTTGCCGGACTCCTCGACCCGGCCCTGATGGAGAAACATCACCTGGCTTGAGACATCCCGGGCAAAGTCCATCTCATGGGTCACCACAATCATGGTGCGGCCCTCTTCGGCAAGTTCTCGCATGACCTTGAGCACGCCGCCAACCAGCTCCGGATCAAGGGCGGAAGTCGGTTCATCGAACAGCATTACCTCGGGTTCCATGGCCAGTGCGCGGGCGATGGCACCACGTTGTTGCTGACCACCGGAGAGCTGGGCCGGGAAGTAATCGGCGCGATCGGACAGTCCGACCCGTTCGAGCAGGGCCATGCCGCGCTCGCGAGCTTCCCGTTTGGGCACGCCGAGCACATGAATCGGTGCTTCGATGACGTTCTGCAGCAGCGTCAGGTGGGCCCAGAGGTTGAAGTTCTGGAAAACCATCGAGAGTTTGGCGCGAATGCGTTCGACCTGTTTCCAGTCGGCCGGCACCCGACCATTGCGCAGCTGGCGAAAGCTGATGTGCTCACCGTGTACCACGATGTCACCGGCATCAGGACGCTCGAGCAGGTTCATGCAGCGCAGGAAGGTACTCTTGCCGGAGCCGGAAGCGCCGATCAGGCTGATAACGTCACCCTGATGAGCTTCAAGGGAGAGCCCCTTGAGTACCGGATTGTCGCCGAAGCGCTTGTGCAGGTCATTGATAACCAGGGGTATGGGTTGGTCGGCCATGAAGGTGAATACTCGTGCTGTGGCATGGCTGGCAGGACGGCGGTCACCGGCACGACAGGAAAACTGTCGGCATAACTGGTACGTGACACGTGACGCGGTACCCGCTCGCTTGCCCGTCTTGTTGCTCTGTTGACTGCGTTACATCCTGTCTTCGGCTCGGGCATGTCGGCTTGCGACATGCCCGCCACCCGATTCGGGGCGCTCCAGTCTATCAGGGAGAAGCCCCGGGGTGGACTGCTGCATGACCAATGGCGTGTTCGATCAGGCCCAGGGATCAGCTCGAAGGCGCTGATACCGAGCGAACCAGTAGAGCGGCCCGTGCGCCACGCTCCACTTTTGCATTGGGAAAGACTACGTGCAGGGGCGTATCGCCCACCCGGGTTTCACCGTCGATGGCATCCATGGCGATCAATTCGTCGCTGTCGAAACGGGTAAAATTGGCGATATCGTCACTGAAGGCCAGCGTAAAGTCGTCACTGGTCCGCATCAGTTCGCGCTCGACCTGGAAGAAAGCCATCCGCTCGGCCTGATCGGTCGGCGGTGGGGTGCCTGTCAGCCGTGCCTGTAGCAGCTCGGCCATCGGTTCCAGCGCACTCAGGTCATTGGCGCCGAAGGGCGCAACCCGGCCCAGCTCGAGCGTAAAGCTGCAGACACCGTGATAATGGCGGCTGTAATGCGAAAACGTCCAGCTGTGGGTGTGCTGTGAGAGTGCGGCCTGGAGACCGGCACCCGCCAGTACCGGCCAGACCTCGGTCGGCGTGGCCGTGGCAGAAAATGGCTCAACGGCAAAGCGTGGGTAACGACTCTCACGAATAGCGGTATGCATATCGAGATGAAGGGGCACGCCGACAGCATCGGGTGCAGCGGTGTCGCCGGTGGCCCTGTGTGTGGCCCAGAAATCATCTACAGCCTGCATCAGCACACGGGCACGTGAGATTTCCTGACGTGAGTCGTCGGCATGCATGCCATCGCGCTGGAACAGTCGGTTGAGATTGGTCTCCAGGTAACGTGTGCCCGCACGGATGGCTGCAGCGTGACCAACTATCAGCAGGGCCGGGGCGGCAAGCTGCAGCTGTCCGGCATCGAGTCGGGCAGCGACCCGTCCCAACAGTTCGATGGGAGCGGTTTCATCGCCATGAATACCGACCGAAATCATGGTGGCCGCTGCCTGGCCTCGCGTCGTATCGGGGATCAGCTCGATGACACCGGGGGCACGTAATTCGGCGTGTCCGCCGGGCAGGCGAAAACGCTGCGGCAGTAAGGCCGCGTCATCTTCAATCATTCGAGCGAGGGCATCGCTCAGGGTACAGTCGGTCGTACTATCGGCCATGGGAGCGTTCCGGGAAAAGATTGGGGCCTGTCCCGCCTGGCGGGGCTTCTATACTGACCAGTCATTCACGGCGAGCGCAATGCCTGACTTGCCGAAAGCATTCAACCGCAGGAGACCATGCCATGAGCGGCAGTACGGTCATTGCCCTCAATGGGCCGCTCAACGCCGGCAAGAGCCACGTGGGACACGCGCTGATGAAGACTCTGCCGGATGCTCATTTCATCGAGGGCGACGATCATGGTGCACCCGCTGACAGCCCTCTGGAAGTACGTATTGGTGCCGCCATGACACGGCTGGAGACGCATGTTCTCGGCATGCGCTGTCGTTGGCTGATCATCGCCTTCCCCTTGCGCGACGAGGACATGGCACGGCTGCGTCGGGCCGCCGAGTGGCGCAGCGCTGACCTTTATTGTGTCACCCTCGCACCGCCTTTGGCTGTAACACGCACCAATCGGGGCGAGCGCGAACTGACACGCCGGGAGCAGCAGCGGTTGGTGCAGATGTACGAGGAGGGCTTCGATCGCCGTGAGTTCAGTGACCTGATACTCGATAACAGCCATGAGTCGGTCACCGGAACTGTTGACCGCATTCTGGCATGGTTGAAAACACGCGAGTGATTCAACCACTGACCAGCTTGAGACCGATCACCGAGATAATGATCAATGCGATCCAGCCGATTCGGGCGGGGTCGCGAGGCTCATTCCATAGTGTCATGCCGAGTATGGCACTGATCACGGTGCCGATAGCGGTGAACACGGCATAGGCAATACCGAGTGGAATGACGCGCATGGCGAAACTGATCAGCAACAGCGAGCTGCCGAATCCCGCGCACAACAGCAACAGCCCCAGCGGTTTCGAACCGCGATTGATCTTCTCCATCCCCATGACCCCTACGACCTCCATCAGGCCGGAGGCCAGCAGTGCCATCCAGTACATAGGCCTTCTCCGTAAAATCGATCAGGTTGACTCAGTGAGCGGAACGGGTTCGCAGACCGATCACACCAATCAGTAGAGTGATCACCAGTGTCAGTGTCAGCGGGTTGGCCGGTGCCCCGAGAAAGAGAATATCCACAGCGACCGTACCTGCGGCACCCAGCCCGACGAAGACCGTATAAACGGTGCTGGTGGGGAGATGACGTGCCATGCGTGTCGCCAGCGTCAGACTGGCGGCAACGAGGATCAGCGTGAGCAGCCAGTCGAGCACGCTATCAGCATATTTGGCACCCATCGCCCAGCCGACCTCGCAGAGCGCGGCCGGTAGCATCAGCCACCACTGGCGAGCGCTTGCCACTCTGTTCGATGTCATATTCACGCGGCTCCAGAACTCATATATTTACGAACTAACGTTCGTTAGTTATGATTCTAGCACTTCATTGTGGCAGGGCAATGTCTCTCGACGGGCCTACGGCATACGGCTCATTGTGCCCAGACTGGCTGACAGGATTGGAGAGTGCGATGACAACGACCGCAGAGCGCATCAGGGCGGTGGGGCTGCGACTTTTTGCCGAGCAGGGTTATGAGGCGACTCCACTGTCAATGATTGCCCGGGAGGTAGGAATTCGCACGCCTTCGCTCTACAACCACTTCGCCAGCAAGGAGGCGTTGTTCATGGCGCTGGCCGAGGAAGTTGAGGCGGACATGCTGGCCCATTTTAGTCGCAGCATCGAGCGTTTCCCGGATCGGCCGGTATGCGAGCGCCTCTACACGCTGATCGTGGAGACCTGTGACTTTATCTTTCAGCAGCATCGCGGCGTGTTCTACAAGCGCTTTCTATTGTTCCCGCCGCCGGCAGTGAAGGATGCACTCACCGCCATCAACCACGACAGCGAGCGCTATATTGATCAACTGCTGCATGAGCTCTTTCAACAGGGGCGCCGTAGCGGCGAGCTGGGTGACATCGATGAGCGTGACTTTGTCAGTGCCCTGTACTGTCTCATCGATGGCTTGTTCAGCGAGCGTTTTCTGTATTCTCGCGAGGAGTTCAATCGCCGACTGGAAGGCGCCTGGACAATCTTCCGGGCCGGCGTCAGTGCCTGACGAGCGTATTCATTTGCCCATGGTATCGCTTTGATGCGTGACTCGGAGCAGTGAGTCGGTCTCGAAACCGTTAAGATGGGCCTGTTCCAGCATGAGGCGATAATCCCTTTCTTCTGGGCGGGGCGTTCGGGCCAGCAGCCAGAGATAGTCATGCGTCGGGCCTGCCACCACAGCGTGCTGGTACCTCTCATCTACCCAGAGCACGTTATAACCAGCGTAGAAGGGGCCGAAAAAGGTGACCCTGAGCCGACCCAGCTGCGGATCATCCGTCTCGAAACGTGCCCGGCCGCGGGCCTCGTCCCATGCCTGCTTCTCCATGTCGAAGCCGCGATTGATGACATCGATATCGCCATCTTCCCGCAGCTCATAGGTCGCGGTGACATGGCTCAGGTTGCGTTCGAAGGAATGATCCAGCCGGGCAATTTCATACCAGGTGCCCAGATAACGCTGCATGTCGAAATCGGTGATGGCGCGAGCGCCCTCGGGAATGCGTGTTTCACCACCCAGGGCGGTGACCAGTCCCTGCATCAGTCCTTTCAGATCTGCCTTGTCCGGCATGTCTCTGCTCCCTTGTCCATTCGACCATTGCTGCCTCAAGTCTAGTCGCTTGTGGTCGATGAATTTCTGCGGGCGTCAATCTGACGCATGCATAAAAGATTATAAGTGTCAATGAATATGGGGAAGGGAGATGGCGAATGAAGCAGGTTGGGTAGATCAGGAGACAGTAGCACCAGCCGAGAGCGCCAGAGCTCGGGGGTGGTGGCGACGTCAACACAGGGCCGGTGAACGTGGTGGCAGGGGGAGTGGGGGAAGAACCCTGAAGAGCAAGCTCGGCATGACCCTGGCTTTGACCTGGCTTGCGATGATCGTGATTGTCTTCAGCATGGCATGGCAGAGCCGGACCAACATGTTCGAGGATCGCAAACAGGCGCTGACCAGCATTGTTCAGTTGGCCCAGGGCATTCTGGAAACCTGGCA
This DNA window, taken from Kushneria phosphatilytica, encodes the following:
- a CDS encoding FAD:protein FMN transferase, yielding MSPARCLVTMSNYIPALAFRIPYPVMRLFAAGLLAALLSGCERPPDMQLAQGHAQGTTWHIKWWSRQPTDAKTIDRDFQQVFDDIDKAISTYRDDSWLARFNASRSTDWQPAPEQVIQLLGIARQVNQASRGCFDPTIAPLFRLWGFQDEQFHVPSDHDIRQTLSEVGLDHVHVDTDNGRIRKDLPKLSIDLSSMGEGHTINRLSRVLEAHGINNYLVEMGGDLKARGHKPDGSHWRVGLQAPVPGQRQVQRIVTLDSEHGVTLDTSGTYQRFFDDDGHTYGHIIDARTGRPTSHDLVSASVFGHNAALSDAWATAMLCLGEKEGMQVANQQQLPVYFMERQPGQLATRVSPALEHSNDVQLAKKTD
- a CDS encoding carbon starvation CstA family protein, which codes for MVTFLAAIVLLIAGYFTYGKFIERVFESNQRRPTPAYTMRDDVDYLPMGTKRNSLIQLLNIAGVGPIFGPILGALYGPVAFFWIVVGCIFAGAVHDYLTGMISIRNHGAHLPQLAGKFLGRAMKHIVNAFAILLLLLVATVFVTAPAQLLSNMLPIGVALISLAIFAYYLLATLLPIDKIIGRIYPWFGALLLFSALGIGVGMVITGAPIPEMSFTNMHPDNAPIFPLLFLTISCGALSGFHATQTPIISRTTQNENNGRKIFYGMMIVEGIIAMIWAAAAMSMFHGDQTLADVLAQGGPAAVVSAVSTNMLGAIGGTLAVLGVIVLPITSGDTAFRSARMIIADYLKIDQKAMARRVAIAAPLFVLSYLLTKIDFTLLWRYFSWANQTTAVIALWVATMYLLLARKPYWITLIPALFMTMATFTYIAWAPIGFGLPLTVAYVVAALGTAAALALFMKRVKRLSGGIFAVDEPASPTAETASAGVAASLG
- a CDS encoding transporter substrate-binding domain-containing protein — translated: MKRLLTVSLLGAAIVAGSGTAQARDNDTVRIGVDIPYVPMEYRKPDGTLTGFDIDLGNALCKQAQLECKWVEQSWDGIIPGLMARKFDAIMSSMTINDERRQQLLFSNPYIVPPSAWFVPASSDIQTPDENSLKGKDIGVQRGTVQDNYVTDKYGSIANIKRYASADDVAVDMDAGRLDLAFLDYPTGQAAMLDDKKRDYRVAGDKLTEPKKYFGEGFGIAFRKRDKELAEKFNQALATLKDNGTYQKIYDQYFSKDNADTTE
- a CDS encoding transporter substrate-binding domain-containing protein, whose translation is MNRSSVTRFFTALLLPALLGSSLVVQADDATSGDGPRDIVRIAVDVPYPPMEYRTPDGKLAGFDIDLGNTLCERAQFKCEWIVQNWDGIIPGLLARKYDAIMSSMRITEARSRRVLFTDPYAQSPKVWVARRNSDINLENHKSLSALSAGVQRGTTQDRYVTERYGDVLDIHRYATADDAAVDMQSGRLDLVFLNYPVALDTLKIGKPDSEFTQLGPRIDSPESIFGKGNAIAVRPRDRDLATAFNKALDEVYADGTFERLMHQYFDYDIRPPSRR
- a CDS encoding ABC transporter permease → MEQWLTEIAPWLAQNDIFTPATLAQYWQGLVNTVQLVFISLLIGVVLAVPLAIARGSKYPWVKWPIWFYTYVFRGTPLLIQLYLAYYGFAFIPGIQDTWMWFFIDDPTYPALLAFTLNTAAYTTEIFRGAIKATPRGEIEAARAYGMSKVLAYRRIILPSAFRRALPAYGNEVIFMLHASAIASVVTIMDLTGAAYYVYARFYSPFPAFIFVALIYMVLSFAIQGGFRQLEKHLLRHLQPSS
- a CDS encoding ABC transporter permease, translating into MIDFQGYGPRLLDGAVLTFELAVLSLILAVFLGLLAASAKLSKSRLAHGAATAYTTVVRGVPDLVLMMLLFYGGQIGVNMLTDQLYYAFDIDIFININAFIAGVVTIGFIFGAYMSETFRGAFLAVEEGQMEAARAYGMSNWLAFRRVRFPLMMRHALPGLGNNWMVLLKTTALVSIIGLTDMVRVAAEATKATHEPFLFMIPVALGYLAITSVSELVMLWLRKRYDTGFEEQE
- a CDS encoding ABC transporter ATP-binding protein, which gives rise to MADQPIPLVINDLHKRFGDNPVLKGLSLEAHQGDVISLIGASGSGKSTFLRCMNLLERPDAGDIVVHGEHISFRQLRNGRVPADWKQVERIRAKLSMVFQNFNLWAHLTLLQNVIEAPIHVLGVPKREARERGMALLERVGLSDRADYFPAQLSGGQQQRGAIARALAMEPEVMLFDEPTSALDPELVGGVLKVMRELAEEGRTMIVVTHEMDFARDVSSQVMFLHQGRVEESGKPQDVLNNPRSERLKQFLAPSF
- a CDS encoding succinylglutamate desuccinylase; amino-acid sequence: MADSTTDCTLSDALARMIEDDAALLPQRFRLPGGHAELRAPGVIELIPDTTRGQAAATMISVGIHGDETAPIELLGRVAARLDAGQLQLAAPALLIVGHAAAIRAGTRYLETNLNRLFQRDGMHADDSRQEISRARVLMQAVDDFWATHRATGDTAAPDAVGVPLHLDMHTAIRESRYPRFAVEPFSATATPTEVWPVLAGAGLQAALSQHTHSWTFSHYSRHYHGVCSFTLELGRVAPFGANDLSALEPMAELLQARLTGTPPPTDQAERMAFFQVERELMRTSDDFTLAFSDDIANFTRFDSDELIAMDAIDGETRVGDTPLHVVFPNAKVERGARAALLVRSVSAPSS
- a CDS encoding DMT family transporter, giving the protein MYWMALLASGLMEVVGVMGMEKINRGSKPLGLLLLCAGFGSSLLLISFAMRVIPLGIAYAVFTAIGTVISAILGMTLWNEPRDPARIGWIALIIISVIGLKLVSG
- a CDS encoding DMT family transporter, with protein sequence MTSNRVASARQWWLMLPAALCEVGWAMGAKYADSVLDWLLTLILVAASLTLATRMARHLPTSTVYTVFVGLGAAGTVAVDILFLGAPANPLTLTLVITLLIGVIGLRTRSAH
- a CDS encoding TetR/AcrR family transcriptional regulator: MTTTAERIRAVGLRLFAEQGYEATPLSMIAREVGIRTPSLYNHFASKEALFMALAEEVEADMLAHFSRSIERFPDRPVCERLYTLIVETCDFIFQQHRGVFYKRFLLFPPPAVKDALTAINHDSERYIDQLLHELFQQGRRSGELGDIDERDFVSALYCLIDGLFSERFLYSREEFNRRLEGAWTIFRAGVSA
- a CDS encoding lipocalin family protein, translated to MPDKADLKGLMQGLVTALGGETRIPEGARAITDFDMQRYLGTWYEIARLDHSFERNLSHVTATYELREDGDIDVINRGFDMEKQAWDEARGRARFETDDPQLGRLRVTFFGPFYAGYNVLWVDERYQHAVVAGPTHDYLWLLARTPRPEERDYRLMLEQAHLNGFETDSLLRVTHQSDTMGK